In the genome of Pontibacter actiniarum, the window GGACCCTGACAAGCTGGCTGCGCTACAGGTAACGCCCCTGGAGGTGCAGCAGGCCCTGACAAGGCAGAACGTGGAACTGCCTTCCGGCAGCATTGAGGGCGCTACCACAGAGCTCTCCGTCAGAACCATGGGCCGTATCTCCACGCCAGAAGAATTCAACAACCTGATCGTGCGCCAGGACGAAAACCGCCTCATCCGCTTCCGGGATGTGGGGTATGCCCAGCTTTCGCCGGAAAACGAAAAGACGGTGCTCCGCTACAACGGCATCCCTATGATTGGGGTGGTGCTCGTGCCGCAGCCGGGCTCTAACCAGGTTGAGATCGCCGATGAGTTTTACCGCCGCCTCGAGTACATCAAAAAAGACATACCGGAGGACCTGGAGCTGATCATCGGCTTTGACAACACCAAGTATATCAAGGCTTCCATTTCAGAGGTGGAGGAGACGATCTACGTCGCCTTCGGCCTGGTGGTGGTCATCATCTTCCTGTTCCTGCGCGACTGGCGCTCCACGCTGATCCCTGTTGTGGCCATCCCGGTGTCGCTCATTGGCTCTTTCTTCATCATGTATGTGATGGACTTCTCCATTAACGTGCTCACGCTATTGGGTATCGTGCTGGCCATCGGCCTGGTGGTGGACGACGCCATTGTGATGCTCGAGAACATTTACTCCCGCATAGAGCGGGGGGAGGAACCGATGAAGGCGGCGAAAAAAGGCTCCAACGAGATTTACTTCGCCATTATCTCCACCACTGTGGCCCTGGCCGCGGTGTTTATGCCGGTTGCCTTCCTCGAAGACACGACGGGCCGGCTTTTCAGGGAGTTCGGCATTGTAGTAGCGGGCTCGGTTATCATTTCCTCGTTTGTGTCGCTGACGCTAACGCCGATGATGTCGTCACGCCTGCTTAAGCGCAAAGAGCGGCCAAGCTGGTTTTACCGCAAAACAGAGCCTTTCTTTACCTCCCTCACCGATGGCTACCGCAACAGCCTGGAAAGCTTTATGCGGGTGCGCTGGGTGGCCTTTATCCTGATCGTACTTTCGGCGGGGGCTATCTGGTGGCAAATGTCCACGCTGCAGTCTGAGCTAACGCCAAGCGAAGACAGGAGCGGCCTGCGCATTATGGCCACAGGGCCGGAGGGTGCCTCTTTTGAGTTTATGGACTCCTACATGAACGAGCTGACAACCCTGGTGAACGACTCGGTGCCGGGCATCGAAAGCATTGTCTCCATGACCCGCGGTTCCAACTCCGGTTTTGTGCGCCTGCGCCTGGTAGACCCGGCGCAGCGGGAGGTGTCGCAGCAGGAAATTGTAGACGGGCTCCCCAGCCTGGTGGGCAAGATACCGGGCGCCAGGGCTTTTGCCTCCGGCGACAAAGGCCTGGGCGGCGGGCGCGGCTCCGGGCAGCCGGTGCAGTTCGTGGTGCAGTCCCAGAGCATAGATAAACTCCGCGATATCATCCCTTCATTCCTGGAGGCGGCCCAGCAGGACCCGACGTTTAACTTCGTGGACGTAAACCTGAAGTTCAACAAACCGGAGCTGCGTGTAGAGATCGACCGCGAGAAGGCCCTGTCTTTGGGTGTGGACGTGCGTGATATCGCCCAAACCATGCAGCTGGGCCTGAGCGGGTCCCGCTTCGGTTACTTTGTGAAGGGTGGCAAGCAGTACCAGATTCTGGGGCAGGTGGCACGCGAAAACCGCAGCGAACCCCTGGACCTTCGCAGCCTGTACGTAAAAAGCAACACGGGTGAGCTGATACAGCTGGACAACCTGATCCAGCTGAAAGAGGAAAACGCCTCTCCGCAGGTGTACCGCTTTAACCGCTTCGCGGCGGCAACCTTCAGTGCCTCGCTGGCAAAGGGCAAAACCATTGGCGACGGCATTGAGGCCATGGATAAGATCGCCGCCGACGTGCTGGATGAAACGTACCAGACCTCGCTTACGGGCCAGTCCAGGGAGTTTTACGAAAGCTCAGGCAGCTTGCTCTTTGCGTTCCTGCTGGCCCTCGGCCTGATCTACCTGGCGCTGTCGGCCCAGTTCGAGAGCTTCCGCGACCCGGTGATCATCATGTTTACCGTACCGTTGGCCCTTGCCGGTGCCCTGCTCAGCCTTTGGTATTTTGATGAAACGCTGAACATCTTCAGCCAGATCGGCATGATCATGCTGGTGGGCCTGGTTACCAAAAACGGTATCCTGCTGGTGGAATTTGCCAACCAGCGCAAAGAGGAGGGCCTGGACAAGCAGGCGGCGGCCACGGATGCTGCCGTATCCCGCTTCCGCCCTATCCTGATGACGAGCTTGTCAACCATCCTGGGCACGCTGCCAATCGCACTGGCCCTGGGTGCCGGTTCGGAGAGCAGGGTCTCCATGGGTATTGCCGTGGTGGGCGGCCTGATCTTCGCCACCGGCCTGACGCTGTACATCATCCCGGCCATCTACTCCTACTTCTCCTCTTCCGAAGCCAACGTGGCACGCATGCAGGACGAGGAAGAGCAGGATACCGACACGCATCAGCAAGAGCCGGCGCGCGAGCCAGCCTTCAGCAAGTAAACAAAACGCACAACACTAGCCAAGACCTCTAACCTCATTGGAAATAGCATCATTCATGTCTCCATTAAAGATCGCCGCGCTGCTGTTAGCTGTAGCAGCGCTGTTTGCACCCCAGGCAGCCCATAGCCAGGAACTCCTAACACTTCAGGAAGCGGTCAGCCTTGGGCTGCAAAAGAACTACAGCATCCGCATTGCCGCCACACAGGACGATATAGACGCAAACAATGCCACATTGGGCAACGCCGGCTTTCTGCCGACGGT includes:
- a CDS encoding efflux RND transporter permease subunit, which gives rise to MSLSSISIKRPVLAIVMSITIIVFGFIGITYLGVREYPSVDPPIVNVSTSYTGANAETIESEITEPLEESINGISGIRTLTSTSSEGSSNITVEFNLGVDMEAAANDVRDRVSRAQRRLPEDAEPPTISKADADANPIIMLGVKSDSRSLLELSDIGLNVFKEQLQTIPGVSEVMIWGDKRYSMRLWMDPDKLAALQVTPLEVQQALTRQNVELPSGSIEGATTELSVRTMGRISTPEEFNNLIVRQDENRLIRFRDVGYAQLSPENEKTVLRYNGIPMIGVVLVPQPGSNQVEIADEFYRRLEYIKKDIPEDLELIIGFDNTKYIKASISEVEETIYVAFGLVVVIIFLFLRDWRSTLIPVVAIPVSLIGSFFIMYVMDFSINVLTLLGIVLAIGLVVDDAIVMLENIYSRIERGEEPMKAAKKGSNEIYFAIISTTVALAAVFMPVAFLEDTTGRLFREFGIVVAGSVIISSFVSLTLTPMMSSRLLKRKERPSWFYRKTEPFFTSLTDGYRNSLESFMRVRWVAFILIVLSAGAIWWQMSTLQSELTPSEDRSGLRIMATGPEGASFEFMDSYMNELTTLVNDSVPGIESIVSMTRGSNSGFVRLRLVDPAQREVSQQEIVDGLPSLVGKIPGARAFASGDKGLGGGRGSGQPVQFVVQSQSIDKLRDIIPSFLEAAQQDPTFNFVDVNLKFNKPELRVEIDREKALSLGVDVRDIAQTMQLGLSGSRFGYFVKGGKQYQILGQVARENRSEPLDLRSLYVKSNTGELIQLDNLIQLKEENASPQVYRFNRFAAATFSASLAKGKTIGDGIEAMDKIAADVLDETYQTSLTGQSREFYESSGSLLFAFLLALGLIYLALSAQFESFRDPVIIMFTVPLALAGALLSLWYFDETLNIFSQIGMIMLVGLVTKNGILLVEFANQRKEEGLDKQAAATDAAVSRFRPILMTSLSTILGTLPIALALGAGSESRVSMGIAVVGGLIFATGLTLYIIPAIYSYFSSSEANVARMQDEEEQDTDTHQQEPAREPAFSK